One Fuerstiella marisgermanici DNA window includes the following coding sequences:
- a CDS encoding ISAs1 family transposase, whose translation MPLSTSFVDHFSDVTDPRRGEPVYPLQNILFIAVCAVISGADDFVAIAKFGRTKRDWFAKYLDLSAGIPSHDRFNAILALIRPAEFEKCLLNWITSLQKISDGQIIAIDGKTLRRSYDKASGKSAIHMVSAWATANHISLGQVVVDAKSNEITAIPKLLELIEVSGALVTIDAMGCQTEIASKIVDAEADYCLAAKGNQPTLHAGLVAFFADHLEDDFARCPVRRFETKENTGGREDLRQYLICRAPEDLPDAHRWKNLKAIGIAINNTLRDGKMCIGIRYYILSRYVSGRRFAEAVRSHWGVENNLHWQLDVTFQEDQSRIRKGHADMNFSILRRTALSLLKNESTAKVGIKNKRLNAAWDETYLAKVLFGK comes from the coding sequence ATGCCTTTGTCCACCAGTTTTGTCGATCATTTCTCTGATGTTACGGATCCAAGGCGCGGTGAGCCGGTCTATCCGCTTCAAAATATTCTGTTCATTGCAGTCTGTGCTGTGATCAGTGGCGCGGATGATTTTGTCGCGATTGCGAAGTTTGGCAGAACGAAACGAGATTGGTTTGCGAAGTATCTCGATCTGTCCGCAGGGATTCCGTCGCACGATCGTTTCAACGCCATCCTCGCTCTGATTCGTCCTGCAGAATTTGAAAAGTGCTTACTGAATTGGATCACTTCTCTGCAGAAAATCAGTGACGGACAAATCATCGCGATCGATGGTAAGACACTCCGTCGCAGCTATGACAAAGCCAGTGGCAAGTCGGCCATCCACATGGTCAGTGCATGGGCCACAGCCAATCATATCAGTCTCGGGCAAGTCGTCGTCGATGCGAAGAGTAATGAGATTACGGCGATTCCCAAACTGCTGGAATTGATCGAGGTTTCCGGTGCTTTAGTGACGATTGACGCCATGGGTTGCCAAACGGAAATCGCGTCGAAGATTGTCGACGCAGAGGCGGACTATTGTCTTGCCGCGAAAGGCAATCAGCCCACGCTACACGCAGGTCTTGTCGCGTTCTTCGCCGACCATTTGGAAGATGACTTTGCACGCTGTCCGGTGCGACGATTTGAAACGAAAGAAAACACCGGCGGCCGCGAAGATTTGCGACAGTATCTGATCTGTCGTGCGCCGGAGGATCTTCCGGACGCACATCGCTGGAAGAACCTGAAGGCGATCGGGATCGCGATCAACAACACTCTCCGCGACGGCAAAATGTGCATCGGCATCCGCTATTACATTTTAAGCCGTTATGTCTCCGGCCGTCGTTTCGCCGAAGCTGTGCGGAGCCATTGGGGTGTCGAGAACAATTTGCATTGGCAACTGGACGTCACTTTCCAGGAAGATCAATCGAGGATCCGTAAAGGCCACGCAGACATGAACTTCAGCATCCTTCGCCGCACGGCGTTGAGTCTTCTGAAAAACGAATCCACAGCCAAGGTGGGGATCAAAAACAAAAGACTCAATGCTGCCTGGGATGAGACATACCTCGCGAAAGTCCTGTTCGGCAAATGA
- a CDS encoding GxxExxY protein, translating to MPEILFKEESYKIMGACFEVYKEKGTGFVEPVYQECLELELALQSLPFATQQELELSYKGRRLTQVYKPDFVCFGKIILEIKAVSKLTEEHQAQIHNYLKATGHRLGLLVNFGHHPKLEWERIVR from the coding sequence ATGCCAGAGATTCTGTTCAAAGAAGAATCCTACAAGATCATGGGAGCCTGCTTCGAAGTCTACAAAGAAAAGGGCACCGGCTTCGTCGAACCGGTCTATCAGGAATGCCTGGAACTCGAACTGGCTCTTCAGTCCCTCCCATTCGCTACCCAGCAGGAACTGGAATTGAGCTACAAGGGACGCCGACTGACTCAAGTCTACAAACCGGACTTCGTCTGCTTCGGCAAGATCATTCTGGAAATCAAAGCTGTCTCCAAACTCACCGAGGAACACCAGGCTCAGATTCACAACTATTTGAAAGCAACCGGGCATCGCCTCGGCTTGCTGGTCAACTTTGGCCACCATCCGAAACTGGAATGGGAGCGGATCGTTCGGTGA
- a CDS encoding IS256 family transposase, whose translation MSKTKTDRTKVPVGQALDPEVISFRAQFDERSPLDEIVREGARRMLQTAVDAEVDAFVAMHADRTDEHGRRLVVKNGSLPERDILTGAGAIPVTQGRVRDNDPDREKRVAFSPSVLPSYLRKTKAIEELIPWLYLKGISTGDFNEALQSLVGERAAGLSPNVVCRLKDQWCSEYDDWSKRDLSNKQYVYIWADGIHAKVRLEDDANKKQCLLVLMGATPEGQKELIAVLDGYRESEQSWCELLVDLKQRGLQLSPKVAVGDGALGFWAAIRKVFPETREQRCWVHKTANVLNKMPKSVQPKAKGDLHEIWQAETKDDANKAFDKFIEKYGAKYAAACDCLKKDRDELLTFYDFPAEHWSHLRTTNPIESTFATIRLRHRKTKGSGTRRASLAMMFKLAQSASKKWRRLNCHEKITLVIEGRSFKDGIMQDDIAA comes from the coding sequence ATGAGCAAGACTAAAACAGACCGAACCAAAGTGCCAGTGGGTCAAGCGCTCGATCCCGAAGTGATTTCCTTTCGGGCTCAGTTCGACGAGCGAAGTCCGCTCGACGAGATTGTCCGTGAGGGAGCCAGGCGGATGCTACAAACCGCAGTCGATGCCGAGGTGGATGCGTTCGTCGCCATGCATGCGGATCGGACTGACGAGCACGGCCGGCGACTGGTCGTCAAGAACGGAAGCCTTCCGGAGCGGGACATCCTCACCGGTGCCGGAGCGATTCCGGTCACTCAGGGGCGTGTCCGCGACAACGATCCTGATCGCGAAAAACGGGTGGCTTTCTCGCCAAGCGTGCTTCCGAGCTATCTGCGAAAAACGAAGGCCATTGAAGAACTCATCCCCTGGCTTTACCTCAAAGGAATTTCCACGGGTGACTTCAACGAGGCGTTGCAGTCGCTCGTCGGCGAGCGGGCCGCCGGGCTGAGTCCCAACGTGGTTTGCCGGCTCAAGGATCAGTGGTGCAGCGAATACGATGACTGGAGCAAGCGGGATCTATCGAACAAGCAGTACGTTTACATCTGGGCCGACGGCATTCACGCGAAGGTCCGACTGGAGGATGACGCCAATAAAAAGCAGTGTTTGCTGGTGCTGATGGGGGCTACGCCGGAAGGCCAGAAAGAATTGATCGCGGTGCTGGACGGTTACCGCGAGAGCGAGCAGAGCTGGTGCGAGTTACTGGTCGACTTGAAGCAACGTGGCCTGCAATTGTCACCGAAGGTTGCCGTTGGCGATGGTGCGCTTGGCTTCTGGGCCGCGATCCGCAAAGTATTCCCCGAGACTCGTGAACAACGCTGTTGGGTTCACAAGACGGCCAATGTTCTCAACAAGATGCCTAAGAGCGTTCAACCCAAAGCGAAAGGCGACCTGCACGAAATCTGGCAGGCAGAAACGAAGGACGATGCGAACAAAGCGTTCGATAAATTCATTGAAAAGTACGGTGCGAAGTATGCAGCGGCTTGCGATTGCCTGAAGAAGGACCGCGACGAGCTGCTGACGTTCTACGATTTCCCGGCCGAACACTGGAGCCACTTGCGGACAACCAACCCGATCGAATCCACCTTCGCGACGATCCGCCTTCGTCACCGCAAGACCAAAGGCAGCGGAACAAGACGGGCGAGCTTAGCGATGATGTTCAAGCTGGCTCAGTCAGCATCGAAGAAATG
- a CDS encoding MFS transporter — MADDSGHHTQPEDVVSEIGSGSAGSDPYRSPGTVAKNAGTASLAGSDATINGIGHPVFVLSYIANLLLVTANALTFVFADWVAWLAQHGTTGVAYQEELPGRIIQYGILAAICVRVFLGQSIDRFGVRRVWALMASLAFTGISIFATLTTVSPLLVLGRVLFATGLAGMFTCSTFHIQSCVPEFRRTEFIALLGSSGFVGMILGPQLADFLRWLADDDVNVFFPRVFMLAAGLLAAYIVCLLLVTKGLPRPEKHEARPSLLTLTRRHWPGLVVVVSMTMGLVFTVPSLYLVRFNQHEHFGGIAAYWTIYAITAFTFRLRTAALSQRVGRYRLILMGLIFQGLGLWSLIPVSAWWHLLFSAVLCGFGHALLFPSIVSLGSGTFPPRYRGSGINLTLGCLDLGSGISAPLLGKIIDLPQFDGVGFRQMFFFAGAMPLILAVVWYFAKCGAADSEIHEKK, encoded by the coding sequence GTGGCTGACGACTCAGGACATCATACGCAGCCAGAAGATGTCGTCAGTGAAATCGGATCGGGATCTGCAGGCAGTGATCCGTATCGTTCGCCCGGCACTGTCGCAAAAAATGCGGGGACCGCGTCACTCGCTGGCAGCGATGCGACAATCAATGGCATCGGACACCCGGTGTTCGTGCTGTCGTACATCGCCAATCTGCTGCTGGTCACCGCCAATGCGCTGACGTTTGTGTTCGCCGACTGGGTCGCATGGCTGGCTCAACACGGCACAACGGGAGTCGCATATCAGGAGGAACTGCCAGGCCGAATCATCCAGTACGGCATTCTTGCCGCCATTTGCGTTCGCGTTTTTCTTGGCCAATCCATCGACAGGTTTGGTGTGCGTCGCGTGTGGGCGTTGATGGCTTCGCTGGCTTTCACCGGAATTTCAATCTTCGCCACACTGACCACCGTTTCGCCATTGCTGGTGCTGGGACGCGTTCTGTTTGCAACGGGACTGGCCGGAATGTTCACCTGCAGCACGTTTCATATTCAGTCCTGCGTGCCGGAGTTCCGCCGTACAGAATTTATCGCTCTACTGGGCAGCAGCGGGTTTGTCGGAATGATTCTGGGTCCGCAACTGGCGGATTTCCTGCGATGGCTGGCCGACGACGACGTTAACGTTTTCTTTCCGCGAGTCTTCATGTTGGCGGCGGGATTGCTGGCCGCGTACATCGTCTGTTTGCTGCTGGTGACAAAAGGCCTGCCGCGCCCCGAAAAGCATGAAGCTCGACCATCGTTGCTGACTTTGACTCGACGACACTGGCCAGGCCTTGTCGTTGTGGTGTCCATGACAATGGGACTGGTCTTTACCGTGCCGTCGTTGTATTTGGTGAGGTTCAATCAGCACGAACACTTCGGTGGAATCGCCGCCTACTGGACCATCTACGCCATCACGGCATTCACGTTTCGGCTGCGGACGGCAGCGCTTAGTCAGCGAGTCGGCCGGTATCGTTTGATCCTGATGGGACTCATTTTTCAGGGGCTGGGTTTGTGGTCCCTGATTCCGGTTTCGGCCTGGTGGCACCTCCTGTTTTCCGCCGTCCTGTGCGGGTTCGGCCACGCGCTACTGTTCCCTTCAATTGTGTCACTGGGATCGGGCACGTTTCCGCCTCGCTATCGAGGCAGCGGGATCAACCTGACGTTGGGCTGTCTGGATCTGGGAAGCGGAATTTCAGCCCCCCTGCTCGGCAAAATCATCGACCTGCCTCAGTTTGATGGCGTCGGATTTCGCCAGATGTTCTTCTTCGCCGGAGCAATGCCATTGATCCTGGCCGTCGTCTGGTACTTCGCAAAGTGCGGAGCGGCAGACAGCGAAATTCATGAGAAGAAATAA
- a CDS encoding winged helix-turn-helix domain-containing protein encodes MNESLSTEQARKLVLLSQRVPPAKQAGRATEATLSAIEHLGYIQIDTISVVQRAHHHTLWNRNPRYQPNQLDQLVSEKRVFEYWSHAAAYLPFRDFRFSLPRKHAFANGEQRHWYQRDERMIKLVLKRIATEGPLMAKDFSHTGKRVGEWKAKPAKRALEYLFMQGDLMVPRRVNFHKVYDLTERVLPKGTDTTVPDRQEYARFLITRYLRANGLGQSAEIAYLQNGAKPLIAATLEDMVSNRELQRVRVADQLYFALPATLELLGKPLARSKLKILSPFDNLVIQRDRVKALFGFDYLIECYVPERKRRHGYFCLPILWDGKLVARMDCKTERKESMLHIHHLVLEPTALKTDALFLALRKELKSFLKFNHCTRLKLHRTSPAKAKTQLQKFISDLTQ; translated from the coding sequence ATGAACGAATCGCTCTCCACCGAACAAGCCAGGAAACTTGTCCTGTTATCACAGCGGGTGCCGCCGGCGAAGCAGGCCGGTCGAGCAACGGAAGCGACACTGTCGGCGATTGAACATCTTGGATACATCCAGATCGACACCATCTCCGTCGTTCAACGCGCTCATCATCACACTTTGTGGAATCGCAATCCTCGCTACCAACCGAACCAGCTCGATCAGTTAGTTTCCGAGAAACGGGTGTTTGAATACTGGTCTCATGCGGCCGCTTACCTGCCCTTTCGCGACTTCCGGTTCAGCCTTCCTCGCAAACATGCGTTTGCAAATGGCGAGCAGCGGCATTGGTATCAACGTGATGAGCGGATGATAAAGCTGGTGCTCAAACGCATTGCCACCGAAGGCCCCTTGATGGCGAAAGATTTTTCGCATACCGGCAAGAGGGTCGGTGAATGGAAGGCTAAGCCCGCCAAACGCGCGCTGGAGTATCTGTTTATGCAAGGGGATCTCATGGTGCCCCGCCGCGTGAACTTTCACAAGGTTTACGATCTCACTGAGCGGGTGCTGCCCAAAGGGACTGACACCACCGTGCCTGATCGACAGGAATACGCCCGCTTTCTGATTACACGCTACTTGCGAGCAAACGGTTTGGGCCAATCTGCCGAAATCGCGTATCTGCAGAACGGCGCAAAGCCGCTTATTGCTGCGACTTTGGAGGACATGGTTTCTAACAGAGAGCTGCAACGCGTTCGCGTCGCAGATCAGCTGTACTTCGCGTTGCCAGCCACGCTGGAGCTTCTCGGCAAACCGTTGGCTCGCAGCAAACTGAAAATACTTTCGCCCTTCGACAACCTTGTCATTCAGCGCGATCGCGTGAAGGCGTTGTTCGGATTTGACTACCTGATTGAGTGCTACGTCCCTGAACGCAAACGACGACACGGGTACTTTTGTTTGCCCATTCTGTGGGACGGAAAGCTGGTGGCTCGAATGGACTGCAAAACCGAGAGGAAGGAATCAATGCTACATATTCATCATCTGGTACTGGAACCCACAGCCTTGAAAACCGATGCGTTGTTCCTCGCCTTGCGCAAGGAACTGAAATCATTCCTAAAGTTCAATCACTGCACCAGGCTCAAGCTTCACAGAACGTCCCCCGCAAAGGCTAAGACGCAGTTACAGAAGTTTATCAGTGACCTCACGCAATGA
- a CDS encoding suppressor of fused domain protein, producing MSNAWEDAQPDPSGVSGLGCEFVFETATQGEWAILRVQQIMAFQILLAHGRFPGRDLLDVFDRIPLRGPITPEPSQLTHIMVAPPVGDSPSFQLDSGHVDFLALVGITDAEAQFARHYDGERCWPG from the coding sequence ATGTCTAACGCATGGGAAGATGCTCAACCTGATCCCAGTGGAGTTTCTGGTCTAGGGTGCGAATTCGTATTCGAAACAGCCACACAGGGAGAATGGGCGATTCTCCGAGTTCAACAAATCATGGCGTTCCAGATTCTTCTCGCACACGGCCGTTTCCCTGGTCGCGATCTCCTCGATGTTTTCGATCGTATCCCACTGCGCGGTCCGATCACACCAGAGCCATCGCAACTGACTCACATAATGGTTGCTCCACCGGTTGGTGACTCTCCCTCGTTTCAATTGGATTCTGGTCATGTTGATTTCCTCGCTCTCGTGGGCATAACGGATGCCGAGGCACAATTTGCCCGTCACTATGATGGCGAGCGTTGCTGGCCCGGCTGA